In the Chroococcidiopsis sp. SAG 2025 genome, one interval contains:
- a CDS encoding ABC transporter permease, which yields MITDIWTVIWKEWRELLFQRGSLKTTILSWLPLILIFGLLMPIQIGTFWVDSPFTIAYWGWLPTLPVMALIADSFAGERERHTLETLLASPLSEVAILFGKIITVVIYGLLLTLIVLLTGLIAVNLTHNKGEILLYPIGITLTGIGLGILTATAMASIGVIVSLRSPTVKQAAQQLAFVSIALTWIPLLSLSLIPTQLQTSLLKSAKNTNITHVILIVFLVLAIANLGLLFIAIKRFKRSRLILD from the coding sequence ATGATTACCGATATTTGGACTGTCATTTGGAAAGAGTGGCGCGAACTTTTATTTCAGCGCGGTAGCCTCAAAACAACGATTCTAAGTTGGCTACCTTTAATCTTAATATTCGGCTTGCTCATGCCGATTCAAATTGGTACATTTTGGGTAGACTCTCCCTTTACAATTGCTTATTGGGGTTGGCTACCAACTCTACCAGTTATGGCGCTTATTGCTGATAGTTTTGCAGGAGAAAGAGAGAGACATACTTTAGAAACTTTATTGGCAAGTCCTTTATCAGAAGTAGCAATTCTATTCGGTAAAATTATTACAGTTGTGATCTATGGTTTATTATTAACGCTAATAGTCTTACTAACAGGTTTGATAGCTGTTAATTTAACTCATAACAAAGGAGAAATTTTACTCTATCCGATAGGAATAACTTTAACTGGAATTGGATTGGGAATTTTGACAGCTACAGCTATGGCAAGTATAGGTGTCATTGTCTCTCTCCGCAGCCCCACAGTTAAACAAGCAGCCCAACAATTAGCTTTTGTTTCTATTGCCTTAACTTGGATTCCACTTTTGAGTTTGAGCCTAATTCCAACTCAATTACAAACAAGTCTTTTAAAGTCAGCTAAAAATACTAATATAACTCACGTAATTTTAATCGTTTTCTTGGTGTTGGCGATCGCCAATCTAGGACTCCTATTCATAGCAATCAAAAGATTCAAGCGATCGCGCTTAATTCTCGATTAG
- a CDS encoding type 1 glutamine amidotransferase, which yields MNLENMEITIGWLYPTLMSTYGDRGNVICIQRRCEWRNYTVKILPLDRDSTAQDFSQVDILVGGGAQDRQQEIVMRDLRGAKAEALREKIETGTPGIFTCGAPQLLGHYYEPGEGQRIEGLGLFDFVSIHPGLNARRCIGNLVIEVTAKKLAQELVAMTGSPPYLIGFENHGGRTKLSQVEALGRVIYGLGNNGEDGTEGAVYQNAIATYSHGPLLPKNPFLADWLIQTALKQKYQESIALSPLDDTLANQAREAMFKKLRVNLPTLVKQ from the coding sequence ATGAATCTGGAAAATATGGAAATTACAATTGGCTGGTTATATCCAACTTTAATGAGTACCTATGGCGATCGCGGTAATGTTATTTGTATCCAGCGCCGCTGTGAATGGCGCAATTATACGGTAAAAATATTACCTTTAGATCGAGATTCTACGGCTCAAGATTTTTCCCAAGTCGATATCCTCGTCGGTGGTGGCGCACAAGATAGACAGCAAGAAATTGTCATGCGCGATTTGCGCGGTGCTAAAGCTGAGGCGTTACGAGAAAAAATCGAAACTGGTACGCCAGGAATTTTTACTTGTGGTGCGCCGCAATTATTAGGACATTACTACGAACCAGGTGAAGGACAACGAATCGAGGGACTGGGATTATTTGATTTTGTTTCTATCCATCCCGGGTTAAATGCGCGTCGCTGTATCGGGAATTTAGTTATTGAAGTGACAGCTAAAAAGTTAGCACAGGAATTAGTAGCAATGACAGGTTCACCACCCTACTTAATTGGTTTTGAAAATCATGGCGGACGGACAAAATTAAGTCAAGTAGAGGCATTAGGACGGGTAATATATGGTTTAGGAAATAATGGTGAAGATGGTACAGAAGGAGCAGTTTATCAAAATGCGATCGCGACTTATTCGCATGGTCCCCTGTTACCTAAAAATCCATTTTTAGCTGATTGGTTGATTCAAACTGCCTTGAAACAAAAATACCAAGAATCAATTGCACTTTCACCTTTAGATGATACTTTGGCTAACCAAGCACGGGAAGCAATGTTTAAGAAACTGCGCGTAAATTTGCCGACATTGGTTAAACAGTAG
- a CDS encoding DUF4253 domain-containing protein yields the protein MLLSQTERHLAAEIDFDESVLEMIKQEYQVKMQKIILKQEVYLKDSELSCVNEVLPAYYLEFEQDVYGVYNYGGNLLVEGLSIIIPSYIDYRDIFVKLKHLLNPHGYLTSCENRVGLTPEKNRLNQYISRVLNYVTQAELRIAVFKGEEPWDIIKIHQTNGWNYDISPKDIINKLKSWQEVSEFEIIFASKSSLSLEFVRLPTDIEKFAKDVAEFCPDLRNTQLVVSKIEKYKSLYLTWN from the coding sequence ATGCTTTTATCTCAGACAGAAAGACATTTAGCTGCTGAAATTGATTTTGATGAGTCTGTTTTGGAGATGATTAAGCAAGAATATCAAGTCAAAATGCAGAAAATTATTTTAAAACAAGAGGTGTATCTTAAAGATAGCGAATTGAGTTGTGTAAATGAAGTTTTGCCAGCTTACTATCTCGAATTTGAGCAAGATGTTTACGGAGTCTACAACTATGGAGGCAATCTTTTAGTAGAAGGCTTGTCTATTATCATCCCATCTTATATAGATTATCGGGATATTTTTGTCAAGCTAAAACACTTATTGAATCCACACGGCTATCTGACAAGCTGCGAAAATCGAGTTGGTTTGACTCCAGAGAAAAACAGGTTAAACCAGTATATTTCTAGAGTTTTAAACTATGTCACACAAGCAGAGTTAAGAATTGCAGTTTTTAAGGGTGAAGAACCTTGGGATATTATTAAGATTCATCAGACTAATGGGTGGAATTATGATATTTCTCCTAAAGACATAATTAATAAATTAAAATCATGGCAAGAAGTAAGTGAATTTGAAATTATATTTGCTAGTAAAAGTAGCTTGAGTCTAGAATTCGTACGACTACCTACAGATATTGAAAAATTTGCTAAAGACGTAGCTGAATTTTGTCCCGATCTCCGCAATACTCAGCTAGTTGTAAGCAAGATCGAGAAGTATAAAAGCCTTTATTTAACCTGGAATTGA
- a CDS encoding Mur ligase family protein: MQLMDRLRLGAAVLTAKTVTFGVRSLRLGAASVLPGEIARRLQPKLLQLLSCQVKQGVILIAGTNGKTTTSLLLRTMLERQGWRVVHNAAGANLENGLMTALLQNTNPIGSLDADFAILEVDENIVPKVLAPLQPRLILALNLFRDQLDRYGEVDTISRRWGQAIAPLPSETIIVANADDPTLADMGQQLNQNVLFFGLSEPEHYLDEIPHAVDSIYCPSCGTRLVYQGVYLSHQGDYNCPNCGFRKPSLAIDSREWEQILIGLYNKYNTLAAVLAAQQLGVDKAIIRDTIANFQAAFGRAEELQVRGKHVRILLSKNPVGMNETIRAVNEVSERKIKEESHQLAPVLMVLNDRIPDGTDVSWIWDVDTEKLVERGGTLIVSGDRVYDMALRLRYSQPQIDSKMNLVVKEDLKEAIATALAQTPANETLHILPTYSAMLEVREILTGRKIL, encoded by the coding sequence ATGCAATTGATGGATAGACTGCGCTTGGGTGCGGCTGTATTGACAGCAAAAACCGTGACATTTGGGGTGCGATCGCTACGTCTGGGTGCGGCTAGCGTTTTACCAGGAGAAATTGCCCGTCGTCTTCAGCCAAAGTTGTTGCAACTGCTGAGTTGTCAGGTGAAGCAAGGAGTGATTCTCATTGCTGGGACGAACGGTAAAACTACCACATCCCTGCTATTACGCACGATGTTGGAACGTCAAGGTTGGCGGGTTGTCCACAATGCAGCGGGGGCAAATTTAGAAAATGGTTTGATGACAGCGCTGTTACAAAACACAAACCCCATCGGTTCGCTAGATGCAGATTTTGCCATTTTAGAAGTAGACGAAAATATCGTTCCCAAGGTGTTAGCACCCCTGCAACCTCGGCTAATTCTGGCGTTAAACTTGTTTCGCGATCAGCTGGATCGATATGGGGAAGTCGATACAATTAGCAGGCGTTGGGGACAAGCGATCGCACCTTTACCTTCAGAAACGATTATTGTTGCTAATGCTGACGATCCTACCTTGGCTGACATGGGTCAACAGCTTAATCAAAATGTCTTATTTTTCGGACTGAGCGAACCGGAACACTATCTTGATGAAATTCCCCATGCTGTAGACTCAATTTATTGTCCCAGTTGCGGTACTCGCTTGGTTTATCAAGGGGTTTATCTTTCACACCAGGGGGATTATAACTGTCCTAACTGCGGTTTTCGCAAACCATCCTTGGCGATCGATAGTCGGGAATGGGAGCAAATTTTAATTGGGTTATATAACAAATACAATACTCTAGCGGCGGTGTTAGCAGCACAGCAACTTGGCGTAGATAAAGCGATAATCCGCGATACTATAGCTAACTTTCAGGCGGCTTTCGGACGGGCTGAGGAGTTGCAAGTTCGCGGTAAACACGTCCGCATTCTCTTGTCTAAAAATCCGGTGGGGATGAATGAAACAATTCGGGCAGTGAATGAGGTAAGCGAGAGGAAAATCAAAGAGGAATCGCATCAACTTGCGCCTGTGTTGATGGTTTTAAATGACAGAATACCCGATGGTACGGATGTTTCGTGGATTTGGGATGTGGATACAGAAAAGTTAGTCGAACGAGGAGGGACTTTAATAGTCAGTGGCGATCGCGTTTACGATATGGCTTTGCGTTTGCGTTACAGTCAGCCGCAGATAGATAGCAAAATGAATTTGGTTGTGAAGGAAGATTTAAAAGAGGCGATCGCGACTGCGTTAGCACAAACTCCAGCAAATGAGACTTTACACATTTTGCCTACATATTCTGCCATGTTGGAAGTGCGGGAGATTTTGACGGGAAGAAAGATTTTGTAA
- a CDS encoding IctB family putative bicarbonate transporter produces the protein MNSVWQQFTLSSLPLQEWRRASYLHRSVVGLFSTWRQGSWLMQWSEALAALLVSLVFALAPFVSNDLIGVLLFACASFWVLLTLTDERRYAPERANTLTPIHLLVLLYWGISTVATALSPVKAAAFIGWQKLTLYLVLFALTARILRSPRIRSWLITLYLHVALIVSIYGLQQWFYGANALATWVDTQSNLTRITRVYSYLGNPNLLAGYLLPAVVLSLVAVFAWQRWVPKLLALTMFFVNSACLVLTFSRGGWMGLLVAIFAVLVLLVYVLSVHFPPFWRTWSLPLLIGGVTLVLVGGVLFVEPIRDRFLSIFAGRGDSSNNFRINVWIAVIEMIKDRPILGIGPGNTAFNKIYPLYQLPRYNALSAYSILLEVAVETGFVGLACLLWLLVVTFNSGLQQLRRLRQTGSREAFWLIGAIAALFGTLVHNIADTVWYRPEINTIWWFMVAIIASYYAAPVTRSDLLANSSFDRGSDS, from the coding sequence ATGAATTCAGTTTGGCAGCAATTTACTTTATCTAGCTTGCCGCTGCAAGAATGGCGACGTGCAAGCTACTTACACCGTTCTGTTGTCGGGCTATTTAGTACTTGGCGACAGGGTAGCTGGCTGATGCAATGGTCGGAAGCTCTGGCAGCTCTACTAGTGAGTTTGGTCTTTGCGCTTGCGCCATTTGTCTCCAATGACCTAATTGGCGTGTTACTCTTTGCTTGTGCTAGCTTCTGGGTACTGCTGACTTTGACAGACGAACGACGTTATGCTCCAGAGCGTGCCAATACTCTGACCCCAATTCATTTGTTGGTATTGCTTTACTGGGGCATCTCTACAGTAGCTACGGCACTATCACCCGTCAAAGCCGCTGCTTTCATAGGTTGGCAAAAGCTAACGCTATATTTAGTTCTGTTTGCCTTGACTGCGAGGATTTTGCGATCGCCCCGCATTCGTTCTTGGTTGATTACCCTCTACCTCCACGTAGCGCTGATTGTTAGCATTTACGGTTTGCAGCAGTGGTTTTATGGGGCAAATGCTCTAGCAACTTGGGTAGATACTCAATCTAATCTCACCCGCATTACCCGCGTTTACAGCTATCTTGGCAATCCTAACCTACTTGCTGGCTATCTCCTACCAGCCGTGGTTTTGAGTCTGGTTGCTGTCTTTGCTTGGCAGCGCTGGGTTCCCAAGTTGCTAGCACTAACAATGTTTTTTGTCAATAGTGCCTGTCTCGTTCTTACCTTTAGTCGTGGTGGTTGGATGGGACTACTCGTAGCGATTTTTGCCGTGTTGGTACTATTGGTGTATGTGTTGAGCGTCCATTTCCCCCCCTTTTGGCGTACTTGGTCGTTACCACTGCTTATCGGTGGTGTAACGTTGGTATTAGTAGGTGGAGTGTTGTTTGTCGAACCAATCCGCGATCGCTTTTTGAGTATCTTCGCCGGACGGGGTGACAGCAGCAACAATTTTCGCATCAACGTATGGATAGCAGTGATTGAGATGATTAAAGACCGTCCCATTTTAGGGATCGGTCCTGGCAACACTGCCTTTAACAAAATTTATCCGCTTTACCAATTGCCTCGTTACAATGCCCTAAGTGCCTACTCGATCTTGTTGGAAGTAGCCGTAGAAACTGGTTTTGTTGGTTTAGCTTGCTTGTTGTGGTTGCTAGTTGTCACCTTCAACTCAGGGTTGCAACAACTGCGCCGTTTGCGGCAAACTGGCAGTCGAGAAGCATTTTGGTTAATTGGAGCGATCGCGGCTTTATTTGGAACTCTGGTTCACAATATTGCCGATACTGTCTGGTATCGTCCTGAAATCAACACGATTTGGTGGTTTATGGTAGCGATTATTGCTAGTTACTATGCTGCCCCAGTCACGCGATCAGATCTTTTGGCTAATTCCTCTTTCGATCGCGGTTCGGATAGCTAA